The genomic interval AATCGGGAAGTCCCCCATCCCGGAATTCAAGTCATTCAGGAGTTTGGTGATTTGCCCCTGGTAGAGTGCTATGCGGGGCAAATTAATCAGGTGTTTATGAATATTTTGGCGAATGCGATCGATGCCTTGGATGAGGGGTGTGGGGTGTGGGGTGTGGGGTATGGGGAAGCAGAAGGGGTGTCAGGTGTCAGGTGTCAGGTGTCAGAAGAAAACACGGGGACACGGGGACACGGGGGCGCGGAGACAGAAGATGCTCAGTCCTCAGTCCTCAGTCCTCAGTCCTCAAGTTCAATTCAAAATTCAAAACTCAAAATTCCCCCACTCCCCACTCCCCACTCCCCACTCCCTACTCCCACGATTAGAATTCGAACCGAACAGATTAACCCAGAGTGGATTGTGATTCGAATTCGAGATAATGGTCCTGGGATGTCTGAAACCGTTTTAAGACGGCTTTTTGATCCCTTCTTTACAACGAAACCTGTCGGACAGGGAACAGGTTTGGGGCTTTCAATTAGCTACCAGATTGTGACAGAACGGCACAAAGGCACCCTTCAGTGTTTTTCTATACCGGGAGAAGGTAGCGAGTTTTGGATTGAAATCCCAATTCGTCAAAGTTAGGGAAATCGGTCAATACCAGAAGCCAGAACAGTCCAGGTAGAAAAGGCAGACGCTATACCCTCTCTATGAAGCGGATTTCGGATGAGATGACAATACCGCTTTTAGCGCTTCAATTCCCACCTGAGCAACTTCGATATCTTCCTCATCGGTACCCGACCCAACCCCGATCGCTCCCACAACCTCACCCTCAATTTCGATCGGGACTCCCCCCGCAATTGCCGCGTAACGGGTTCCTGTTGCCAGCGCAATCCCAAACGCCAAATCCGTTGGCAGCCCTCCCGTTGAAGTTCTGTGGGATGCAGCCGTAATTGCCTTTTGAATCGCCGAGTGCTGACTTAATAGTTTCGCCCCCTCCATGCGTTCAAACACCAGCAGGTTGCCGCCCCGATCCACAATTGCAATACATTGAGGCACGCCCATTTTTTCGGCATGGGCGATCGCAGCCCTTAAAACCACCCTGGCTCCTTCAACCGATAACTCCATCACCTGACGCACGTACATTTCAATCACACTCTAAAATTTTGGGGTTTGATCATTCGTCATTCGTCCTTGGTTGGTGGTGGTGGGTATGGGCAATGGGTAACTGGCAACTGGCAACTGACCGCTACCACCTACCACCTACCGCCTACCACCTACGTGTTCTTTGGATCACCAACGACGCCTTCCACCAGCCAGTCGATCGTTTCCAATTGCGGGTCTTGAAGAGTATATTGCTTTCCGGCAGGAATGACGACCTTGCCCTTATTGTCTTTTAGCTCTCCCTTAAAAATAACCAGGCTGCCATCGAGTAATTTTGCCTTCGCCTCGTCTGCGGCTTTCTTTGCCGTTTCACTAACCGCAGGACCGTAGGGAGAAATTTTGCAATACTCCTCCTTCAGCCCACCCCGCAGCATGTGGGGAATTCCGCCATTCATCAACGTTTTACCATCCCGAATCATCTCAGCATAGTTGGTGTAGATTTTTGCCCAGTTCCATTCCACACCCGTCAAATAGCCCTTGGGAGCGAGGCTGGACTGATTGATGTGATAACCGCAGGTGAAGACGCCCCGTTTTTCGGCGGTTGTAATCACCACCTTCAAGTTATCGACGCGGCTGGTAATCACATCTGCCCCCTGATCAATCAGGCTATTGGTTGCCTCTGCCTCTTTGACCGGCATCGACCAGTCTCCAGTAAAAATCGCCTGCACCTTCAAATCGGGCTGAACACTACGGGCACCTAAGGTAAAGGCATTCACTTCTCGGACGACGATCGGAATTGGTTTGGGCACAACAAACCCTAACTTCCCTGTTTTGGAGGTGTGAGCGGCAACGATTCCAGCCAGGTAGGCAGGTTCAATCAAATATCCCAGATAGGAGCCAACATTTTTAGGATGTACTCCTTCCTTATAAAGCGCTCCCGGATGGAAAAACTGCACCTCAGGAAACTCCTGTGCCAGCTTTAGAATGTGCGGATCGTAGTAACCGTAGGAAGCGGGAAACAAAACCTGCGCCCCATTCTCCTTGATCATCTCCCGCATGACTTCCTGGACTTCTACCGTTTCAGGAACACTCGCCTGATCAACCGTTTTGACCCAGTTGAGTTGGGTCAGGGCTGCTTCTCCTTCGGCATGCGCCTGGTTATACCCATAGTCATCCTTGGGACCGACGTAAATGTACCCGATCGTTAAGGTTTTTACTGGAGAAGCAGCGGGGCTAGTCTGACTCTGGGGTGGCGCAGAAGTACATCCTGCCCAGAATCGGGAGGTTGCCCCAAAAGCACCCGCAGCTAAAAGCCCACGAATGACCGTTCGACGCTTCAGGAGGGAGGATTTTGTTGTCATTTAACGCTGCTCCTTTAGATACAGGCATCGTACCTGTGTAGCGTTCACTTTTCGCCGGAAAAGTAAACAATCTTGAGGAGCAGACGATTAAGGCAGAGGGAGGGGGTGAGGGGGTGAGGGGTGAGGAGTTTTAAGTTCTAGGTTTTAGGTTTTAAGCTGAGAAACAGTGGACGGTGAGTAGTGAACAGTCAACAGTCAACAGTCAACAGTCAACAGTAAATAACTGACACCTAATACCTGACACCTACCACCTATTTCCTGCTGCCCTCTGCCCTCTGCCCTCTGCCTTTGTCCCCCTTCTGCCTTTCAAATTAGCGGAGTTCACGGGTCAGACACATCCATTCCAGCATTTCTGGGTCTTCGTTGAAGCTGATCAGATTGAGATGGTGGGGATTTGTCAGCAGTTCTCTCGCAAGCAGGTAGCCCGCGATCGTCCAGGTCTGATATTTGCGGGACGCTTTGCCCACGAGTCTGCCATTTCTGCCATCGTAGTATTCGGGCCATTCGTCTTCACTCAGGCGGCGTTCTGCCAGTTCAACGGCTCGCCACCCCAGCTCTGGTCTGCCCATTTTTTGGGCGGCAGCGGCAAATGCCCATAGCAGCACAGGCCAGTTACCGCCGTTGTGGTAAGACCAGGGGACGTTTTTGGGGTCGCAACCGGTGAGAATTCGCCACTCTAAATCTTCCACCGTGGGGAAGCAGATCTTCAATGGCATATAACCAACAAGATCCTGCCAGCGCTGTTCAAACAGATCCATAATCGCGCGGGATTCGCGATCGCTTGCCAGGGTTGAAATAATCGACATCAAATTACCCAGCGTAAAAAATCGAAAGTCCATCTGTGCTGGCCCCAGATTGCCCGCCAGGTACCCTCCCTTTTCCGGCATCCATTCGGTTAACCAATCAGGAATTGAGTCGGGATAAATATTGAATTTGTTAACCGCCGTTTCGCCAAATTCTTCCCCCCTGTACCGATAAATCTCATTTAGCCGTCTCAGATCCAGCCAGTAGTATTCCCGAATGTGGAAGTTCAGAGTGGTGAGGCGCTGATTCACAATTTGAATGTAAACTTCACCCTTACGATTTGGCAGCAGCAATTCCCGTGCCGATCGCAATGCAGCGTAAAACAATGCCTGGATTTCCAGGGGATGCCCAGCTACCCCCATGCGGCGATCGATCATAAATGCACCATCAGGCACCAGCATGGTGGGGTACATATCAAACCGATCTGCCAGACACAGCTTTAAGATCCGCAGAATTCCCTGCTGAAACTCTGGTTGATGTGCCAGATCCAGATCGCCTGTGGATTTGACGTAGGCTCGTAGCAAAATAAGCCACCAGAGGCAGGAATCGACGGGGGTTACTCTGCCGATCGCATGTTCACCAAAATCTGCGGTCAAAAACTGCTGCCCTTCCCAGGATTCCACCTTGAAACTGGCTGGCATCAACCCCAACCCTGCGTTGAAGCAATCCATTTGCTTCTCACTACTTTGTAACCCCAGGGTTTCAATCAGAAAATTTCGGACAATTTCTGGTTGACCTTTAATCAGAAACAGCAGTGCGGATGAGACAAAATCGCGCACAAAACACTGGTCGTAGTTCAACGCCTCAACCGAGGGATCTCTGGCGGCAACCGTGCCCACGGGACGGCCCTGGTAATAGACGATCGAATCTTCCAACAACTCCCAGGCTTCTTTCACGAGATTGCTCTCTGTTTGCATTACTGACATGATCCTCCTTTCTCTTTTAGTGCCCTGTAAGCATTGCTGTTGATCAAACGGTCAAAACAATGGGTGAACTTCAGCGCATTTAGGGCAAACCCCCCAACCCGCCGAATCTCTGTTAAAACGCAGATTTCATGCAGGCAAGGGGGTTCGTTTCCGCGACCCAACCCGCCAACATGCGTTAATGTTGCTTAAAGCCCTAATTCTGAGCTTTAACAAACGTTATTCAGACTTTGGCCTGCGATCGTTCTAAATCCAGCCTGATTAGCGTTCAATCAGCCAAGGAGGGGAGGATTCTAACGCCAAGGTCCAAAATCTAGTTTTGAAACTTCTGTCTACTGTGCCGCTGATTATGCAGACAACAGAACCAAGCCTCAGCAAGACTTACAGCGAATTACTCTGGTATTCCTACACCTGATAGATAAAACTGGCACCCCAAACAATTCTGTGTAGACGTTGAACCCAAAGCACTATCGCTGCTGAGACATAAAGACAGACAGGAGTGACTTTTTCAATTCTCCCTAAAATTACTTAGGGAAGAAAGGTATGTTGTAAAGAACTTGCCATGTATTCCAGAATAGTCCGTATAAAGACGGAGAAGGTAAAGTCTTGGTAAGGGAAAGCTTGACTCTGAAAGGAAACGATAAAGATTTGGGGAGAGGGAAGTTTTGAGTTTTAAGTTTTGAGCTTTAAGTTTTGAGTTTTAAGTTTTGAGTTTGGCAATGGGTTGATGGGAGCGCATCTGATCGTTAGGGGAGTAGATAGTTTGGGACAGACGCGGGTGGGATAGGGGAGAGGTGAGCAATGGCGTCGCCCATCCTACCCTCTCATGCTCCTACGCTCCCAATCCGATTGAATGCTCCTCCAACTGTCAGGTGCGCCGCTGCCTCATCTTTACCTAGAAACTTGGGGTCGAGGAGGGAGAAGATGCGCCGTTGCGGAGAGAGTCACCATTACCGTTGGGGTTAACTGGGCTGATCAAACCAACACTCCGGAAGTAGTCAAACACCTTTACTGCGGTATCCACGCTACTAAGCTGGCTAGACATCCAGACGGTTCTGCCCGTTCGCCTGGACGTGCAATAATCGCCCTTGAGGTTGTGCTGACTCACCACCTGGTTCACCTTTTGCATCCGATCGTTGTTGCTGGCCTCAATAATCACAACTGT from Kovacikia minuta CCNUW1 carries:
- a CDS encoding BMP family ABC transporter substrate-binding protein, yielding MTTKSSLLKRRTVIRGLLAAGAFGATSRFWAGCTSAPPQSQTSPAASPVKTLTIGYIYVGPKDDYGYNQAHAEGEAALTQLNWVKTVDQASVPETVEVQEVMREMIKENGAQVLFPASYGYYDPHILKLAQEFPEVQFFHPGALYKEGVHPKNVGSYLGYLIEPAYLAGIVAAHTSKTGKLGFVVPKPIPIVVREVNAFTLGARSVQPDLKVQAIFTGDWSMPVKEAEATNSLIDQGADVITSRVDNLKVVITTAEKRGVFTCGYHINQSSLAPKGYLTGVEWNWAKIYTNYAEMIRDGKTLMNGGIPHMLRGGLKEEYCKISPYGPAVSETAKKAADEAKAKLLDGSLVIFKGELKDNKGKVVIPAGKQYTLQDPQLETIDWLVEGVVGDPKNT
- a CDS encoding GlcG/HbpS family heme-binding protein, translated to MYVRQVMELSVEGARVVLRAAIAHAEKMGVPQCIAIVDRGGNLLVFERMEGAKLLSQHSAIQKAITAASHRTSTGGLPTDLAFGIALATGTRYAAIAGGVPIEIEGEVVGAIGVGSGTDEEDIEVAQVGIEALKAVLSSHPKSAS
- a CDS encoding glycoside hydrolase 100 family protein gives rise to the protein MSVMQTESNLVKEAWELLEDSIVYYQGRPVGTVAARDPSVEALNYDQCFVRDFVSSALLFLIKGQPEIVRNFLIETLGLQSSEKQMDCFNAGLGLMPASFKVESWEGQQFLTADFGEHAIGRVTPVDSCLWWLILLRAYVKSTGDLDLAHQPEFQQGILRILKLCLADRFDMYPTMLVPDGAFMIDRRMGVAGHPLEIQALFYAALRSARELLLPNRKGEVYIQIVNQRLTTLNFHIREYYWLDLRRLNEIYRYRGEEFGETAVNKFNIYPDSIPDWLTEWMPEKGGYLAGNLGPAQMDFRFFTLGNLMSIISTLASDRESRAIMDLFEQRWQDLVGYMPLKICFPTVEDLEWRILTGCDPKNVPWSYHNGGNWPVLLWAFAAAAQKMGRPELGWRAVELAERRLSEDEWPEYYDGRNGRLVGKASRKYQTWTIAGYLLARELLTNPHHLNLISFNEDPEMLEWMCLTRELR